The Halotia branconii CENA392 region GTTGAATAATTGTCTCTACGACCCGTCGCTTGGCTTTGGGATCAATCCCGACTAAGCGGACGTATTCGCCGCTATATTCAGCTAGATGTGATTCTAAAGTAGAAACAGCATCAGATTCGGCATCGATATGAATAGTACCGCAACTAGCCCACGAGCCTGTGCGGAAGCGGCGTTCATCTATGTGTTCAAAGGTAATTTTATAGCCTTGAGCTAAGATTTGCCGGATTTGTTCTTGTGTTTCTAGAGTAACGTGGGTACTAGAAGTTTTTTGTTGATGCGATCCATTAGTTGACGGTTTACTAACTGGTGTGGCAATAGGAGTAGGTGGTACTGGCTGATAATTTTTGCCGCGATTCAGACGATTATATTCATCAACTAATTGGGAAGTTTCCACCCGTTGTTGTTCACCAACCATTAATTTACCAGCTTCGATTAGGTGAGATAGGCTGAAATCTGGCTTTTTAAATGCTGGTGGCCCTTCTTGGCTATTCACTACACGCAAGGATACGCGCTCAAAGCCTGTTTGATGAATAAAATCGCGGATTTGTTCATCATAAATGCGCGATCGCAAAGCGCTAAAAAAGTCAACTGACTGATTGACAAAAGTATCAACTAGCTGTTCTATTTCCCGTTGTGAAAGTCCATCTGATTCAAAAATTCCCTTCACAATCCCCACCTTGTCATCTCGGTCGGGTTGCCAATAAAATTTCTCCATCCGACCATCACGAATTAACGGGGCATAGAGGGTGGAAAAATCATTACCTGTAACAATAATTGGTACACGATGTAAAGGGGTTGAGTCGTAGCTTCCAGGTAGCTGTACATCTGTAGGATTATCAGCAATATTCATCAGTGTGGCATTCACCAACTGCGTGTTTACAGTATATTGAGTACCTTCATCAAAGCGTCCTGCACCTGCATCTAAATCGTTAATCATCAACACACACATTTTGCCGCGCACTTTGATAAGTTCCGCTGTTTCGCGATAGCGCAGACGAATTAAACGTGCTGGATCTCCTGCATCTGGACTTTCTAATTCACCACCAGATATGTGAGTAACTTCAATACCCATCCTCTCGAAGACTAATTCACATTGAAAAGATTTTCCCTCGCCTTTACGCCCATGAATCCCCAAAATCAAGGGAACTCGCACACCAGGAAGATTTAAAAAATTTTTGGTGATATGAACAGCAAGTTTGTCTAAAAAGCGAGGAGCAATATAGTAACCCATGAAATTATTATTTAGCTAGCACTGCTTAAGACAATGTTAAGTTTTTTTTGGTTACTAGTGTTTATTTATCTTTTAGTAGAAAATACCTGCCATGACTTGACTATGCATACAGGTAGTCAATATCCTCTACTCTTATATCTAATAGTGATGCTGTCATGCTTTTAAAATGCAGCATTTATGATCGCACTTGCAGAATGTGGGATTAAAGTATATTTTTCTAGTTCCCAATTCCTAGGACGATTACCTTGAGTTGATTGATCCTAATTCTCCTTATTCACCTGAACATTGTGTATTGAGAGGAGTGTTGAAGATTGCAGTATTGCGCTATCGCTATTTAGCAAAGCCTAATTTAGGGTACACTTGTACTATAAAGAGACTGAAAAATTAGGCTGGATAAATTTGTCCTAACAAATTAGACCAGAGTGGTAGAATCAGGAATTAATGCAATGTGGCATCAAGACTTGACATACTCTAGGGATGAATTTAGTAACAAGTTGACCATTGACATTGATGGCCCATATTTTCCACTTGAGAAATTTCAGAAAGTTATAGAAAACTTTCAAGGTATATTGTCCGAGTTGGATCGAACAATATCTGGAACAGGTAAGCCAGGTATTGAATGGTCTATTTCATCTATTAGCAGCGCAAGTATTCATTTAACAGCAGAGGCTAACCTAATAAGTGATGAGATTGAACATAATAGAGCATCACAAATTATAACCACATTTGTAAGAGGGTTAGAAATTCTTCAAGAAAAACCTGAGCGTCCCACATTGTTTAACAACAGAGCGTTGTCAAATGCTAGAGCATTTAGTGAAATGCTAGACCCCGAAAATTTTGCTGAAATTGAATTTAGGTCTGACTTTGGAAGAATTCAGGTTACTAGTAGCATCTCTTCTCATGTCGATGAAATTATTCAAGATTATCACACCTCTTATGGCTCAATAGAAGGGCAATTGGTTTCTATTAGTCTGGCTAATCAACAATCTTTAGGTATTCGCGACTTTCTAGATAATAAAATTATTAGATGCTATTTCCCAGACCACATTTTTGAAATAGCCAAAGATGCTTTAGGTAAGAGGGTGTACGTTTTTGGAAAAATTCGACAACGAACACATGGCCCAAAAGTCAATATTACAGTTGAAGAGCTAAAGGTTTTACCAGACTCTAGCGAATTGCCTAGCCTGATGGATATTTTCCACAACATAAGGGGTGAAAGTTGACGAAGCAACGACACTACTGTGATTCATGTGTTTTCTTGGGCTTTCTTAATAACGAGTCCGATAAAATTTATGAATGCAAAACAATACTTCAGGCGGCAGAAGAAGGAGTAATAGAGCTTGTTACGTCAGCTTTTACGATGGCTGAGGTGATAAAGATTAAGGGAGAAGCCGAATTAGACGAAAGCAAGGAACACATAATAGACCAATTATTTAAACAAACATGGATTAAGGTTGCTAACTTTGAGCGTGAAATGGCTCAAATATGTAGACATCTTGTCTGGACTTATAATTTAAAACCATTCGACGCATTACACCTTGCTACTGCCATAAGGTTAAAAGCAGATTTTTTTAATACAACAGACCAATCTCTCATCAAAAAGCTGCCTAGTCAGGTTGGGTATCTTGCTGATTATCCTGGAGCAATAATTCAAAGACCTCATGTTCAAGGTTACACTCCACGGTTATTTTGAGAGTAGTGATCCTATGGAGGGTCATAGGAATATTTCAAGCCAAATAGACTAAAATTATTGAGAATGGTGTTAAGAAGCTTGATTCGGACGCTCAATTCAGTTGCAATTACAGAATGCAGAATAGAGGTTAAATACCTGAAAGTATTGCTATATCCGGGTTATGGAAAATACCAAGATTCTTTAAATTACCTGCGGAATGTAGGAAACAAGGCTCCAATTCTTTCTCCCCCTGCTCCCTGCTCCCTGCCTTGTCTCAACGATAATTACTTACGCCGACCTACTTATTTCAGACAAAACAATACTTACAACACTTAAAAAATAAGGTAGAGCCAAAAAGCTAGAAATCCTTTTTCTCCCTACTTCCTACTCCCCACTCCAATCTCCCCAATCGTTAATTACAGAAAATAGTGATGAATAGTCATCATTTCCAAATGACATTTTCATCGCTGTATGCAGAATTTGCCGTATGGCTTCAATACTACTAAGATCTAAACCAAGAGATTTCGCTTCCGTGATAAACAAGTCTGTATCTTTGAGCAAATGTTTTGTCGGGAAATTAGGGTTGGTGTAATTACCACCCATCATACGTTGTAGTTTTTTGTCAAATGTAGGTGCATACAGTGAACTATCACGCAGGACTTGCATAAATAAATCTATATCAACTCCCTGACGCTGAATGAAAGCCAAACTCAGAGCAAAGCTAGTTGTTAAAGAAGCAATGAGTTGATTAAGAGCTAATTTTAATGCAGCAGCAGTTCCTACTGACCCTACAAGTAAAGGTTCAGAACCAAAATTTTGGAGTAATTCTAAGTGGCGTTGGTATTGTTCTGGTTTTGCACCCACCATCACAATTAATTTGCCAGTTTTCGCTTCTGGAATGCTGCCCAATACAGGCGCTTCTATATACTCACCACCACCGCCAACTACTGCATCTCTAATGTCTTGGCTTTCTGTGGGAGTAATAGTTCCCATTTGAATAATTGTCCGTCCTTCTAAAGTTCGCCAAGAAGTATCTGAAAGCAAAACATGATAAATTGCAGCGGCATTAGTGAGCATCATAATAATGCACTCAGCAGCACGAATTGCATGGCGGGGATGTGTGACAACTTCTGCGCCAGCTGCTTGCAGTGGTGCTAATTTTTCTGGGGTGCGGTTATAAGCAACTACCTCGATGTTTGCTGCTAACAACCTTTGAGCCATTGGTAATCCCATGAGTCCAGTTCCCAGAAATGCCACCTTCATTGTTCACGTTCCTTTGGTACAGCGTAGGCGAAGTCTATCTTAGATATCGCGTTTCTATTGTTCGATTGTCAGTTGCTAAATGAAGTCGAGATTTTTCAAGTTAAAATCTCAACTTCTCTATTCCCTGCTATAACTCTAGCGATTAACCACCTGCGGCGAAAGTCACCATAATCACAACTGAAAGTAAAATACCGGGGGTAAGTAGTGTAAGTAGTAATAAAAGTTCGTGAGCTGTCATCGTGATTATTTTCCTAATGTCTTTAACTGCACAGTAATCAATGTCATGCTAATCCATATCAGATAGATACAGCATTGTTAAATAGAGTTTTAACTTTTTACACTTACTTTTACTCTGGCAAAATTAATCCTTTGAGCAATTGAGAATTTTCTTTTTCATCAAGTCCTTTGCTTTGAACTAAAACTCCAAAACCACCTATTCCCATAGGGTCTAGCAGCTGGTGTAGTGATTCCCGCCGCCGCAGCAACTCGGAGATAGGTAGTTTTTGGTGCGAGATGGCAGCAATTCGTTCGCCTAAACCCAAAGCCATCAAAAATAAACCCTGCTGCGTAAACCCGACTTTTTTCAAACCGTATTCCTTACCCGATCGCTCTAAAGCTGTAAAGTCAACATGGGCGGTGATGTCTTGCTGACCGATGTTGATATAAGGGTTATTGTGGTAACGATGGCGATAGTAGCATTGTAGCGTTCCTTGCGATCGCCTGGGATTATAATAACGGCTGGCAGGATAGCCATAATCTATTGTTAGCACATACCCTCTATGCAAGCGGTCTGCTACTATACCCAACCAATCAAGAGCAGCTAAATTAATTTCACTACGATAGCCATCTGCATAAACACTTTGAGACAAATCAATGCCTACTACATCCAAATATTGTGTTAGTTGCGGTGTAGATGATTCCCCTGTCACTTCCACAAACCTGGGAACAGAAGCAGAAGCAGAAAATACTTCTTGTGTTGTCACATAAATTTCTTGCAGTTTCCCCGCTTCTAAAATAAATTGATGCACTGGCAACGCATCCACTAATTCATTAGAAAAAAAGCAGCCAGTAATTGAATTAGTTGGTATCTCCTCTAAATTGCACCAACGTACAGGAAAATCTGGCAAGCGTTGCTGTTGTTCTTGCCTTAATGCCGGGGATTTTTCTACAATCAGATACTCCAGCGCAGCTAAAAAATCTGG contains the following coding sequences:
- a CDS encoding ribulose bisphosphate carboxylase small subunit — encoded protein: MGYYIAPRFLDKLAVHITKNFLNLPGVRVPLILGIHGRKGEGKSFQCELVFERMGIEVTHISGGELESPDAGDPARLIRLRYRETAELIKVRGKMCVLMINDLDAGAGRFDEGTQYTVNTQLVNATLMNIADNPTDVQLPGSYDSTPLHRVPIIVTGNDFSTLYAPLIRDGRMEKFYWQPDRDDKVGIVKGIFESDGLSQREIEQLVDTFVNQSVDFFSALRSRIYDEQIRDFIHQTGFERVSLRVVNSQEGPPAFKKPDFSLSHLIEAGKLMVGEQQRVETSQLVDEYNRLNRGKNYQPVPPTPIATPVSKPSTNGSHQQKTSSTHVTLETQEQIRQILAQGYKITFEHIDERRFRTGSWASCGTIHIDAESDAVSTLESHLAEYSGEYVRLVGIDPKAKRRVVETIIQRPNGKN
- a CDS encoding OB-fold nucleic acid binding domain-containing protein, giving the protein MWHQDLTYSRDEFSNKLTIDIDGPYFPLEKFQKVIENFQGILSELDRTISGTGKPGIEWSISSISSASIHLTAEANLISDEIEHNRASQIITTFVRGLEILQEKPERPTLFNNRALSNARAFSEMLDPENFAEIEFRSDFGRIQVTSSISSHVDEIIQDYHTSYGSIEGQLVSISLANQQSLGIRDFLDNKIIRCYFPDHIFEIAKDALGKRVYVFGKIRQRTHGPKVNITVEELKVLPDSSELPSLMDIFHNIRGES
- a CDS encoding type II toxin-antitoxin system VapC family toxin, with protein sequence MTKQRHYCDSCVFLGFLNNESDKIYECKTILQAAEEGVIELVTSAFTMAEVIKIKGEAELDESKEHIIDQLFKQTWIKVANFEREMAQICRHLVWTYNLKPFDALHLATAIRLKADFFNTTDQSLIKKLPSQVGYLADYPGAIIQRPHVQGYTPRLF
- a CDS encoding NAD(P)-dependent oxidoreductase, which encodes MKVAFLGTGLMGLPMAQRLLAANIEVVAYNRTPEKLAPLQAAGAEVVTHPRHAIRAAECIIMMLTNAAAIYHVLLSDTSWRTLEGRTIIQMGTITPTESQDIRDAVVGGGGEYIEAPVLGSIPEAKTGKLIVMVGAKPEQYQRHLELLQNFGSEPLLVGSVGTAAALKLALNQLIASLTTSFALSLAFIQRQGVDIDLFMQVLRDSSLYAPTFDKKLQRMMGGNYTNPNFPTKHLLKDTDLFITEAKSLGLDLSSIEAIRQILHTAMKMSFGNDDYSSLFSVINDWGDWSGE
- a CDS encoding class I SAM-dependent methyltransferase, coding for MDSNPALCAAITNRIAASPQRRITFAEYMDMALYHPEHGYYSSNAVNIGFKDGDFFTSSSLGGDFGELLAVQFVQMWEILGQPVPFSLVEMGAGQGLLALHILECLKLHYPDFLAALEYLIVEKSPALRQEQQQRLPDFPVRWCNLEEIPTNSITGCFFSNELVDALPVHQFILEAGKLQEIYVTTQEVFSASASVPRFVEVTGESSTPQLTQYLDVVGIDLSQSVYADGYRSEINLAALDWLGIVADRLHRGYVLTIDYGYPASRYYNPRRSQGTLQCYYRHRYHNNPYINIGQQDITAHVDFTALERSGKEYGLKKVGFTQQGLFLMALGLGERIAAISHQKLPISELLRRRESLHQLLDPMGIGGFGVLVQSKGLDEKENSQLLKGLILPE